TGTGACCTTGCCATTTGGTCTTGGTTTCTCAAGATTTTTCTGTGCACCCTCATGTTCAGTAGCAGCAGTGCGCTTTCAATGCAGTATTGGGAGGCTTTGTTTGACGCTACTGTCCTCAAGTCATTTCTGTTGAATGTTGGCTAGATGTTCGGGCATTTGGTGTATCTCCTGAGGATGTATTTCTCTGGAACGCTGTCAGCCTTAATTGTCTGCATCATGCACAGGATACGCAGGCACAAAATACCTATATTTTTTGGAAGAGGTGCATGTTTTTTGTCATTTCATTCGAACAAAAACTTTGCAAAagtaagtagtacagtatgtAACATCTTTTTTTAGTCCTCACTTTGTGGTCCCAAAGCTTGCACTCGCAATCATCTATTTCTCCCACGGGGTCTACAACCATCTAGAACGCGTGCTGACACCACGCAAAAAGTTCTTGTGGTTTGTTGTAGCGCATGAGGTACTTTGTGGGCTCTTTCGTCTCTGTCACCGTGAAGAGGGTACTCAGTTTTAGCCTTTTTCTGATCTCGCTGTACACAGCTTGTGAGTAAAGATTTGCCATCTGAGTGTCAAACCCATAGAAGGTCATCGTGTTTTGTTCCTTCTGCGCAAGCAAGAGTGATGAACAAATTATTAGTTTTCTCGCAGCAAAAACTTTTCTAACTAAGAAAGATTTACTTTAGTAAGCATGTTATTTTGTCTTGCGACACGTGATAGAGCTATACCCGGTTAGCCATTGTCTCCTAGTTCTCTGTCTGCCTCCTGGTTTTGATGCAGGAGTTTACCTGCCTGACAAACCGGTGCAGGTTTTGTCTCTCACTTACGAAGTTCTTCTTGAGGACATAGTTCATGCTCTCACTCGGTTGTGTGGACGTCATTTTGGCACAGAAAATTTCTTTGAAGTAAGCTATTATCCATCTCTTGCGCTCGTTGCAAATTGCCACCATCATGGCATCATCGTGGAGGTTGTACTTATCCATGAGTACTTTCCAGGCATCCTTAAACTCAGTTGGCATGAGGGCCAGTTGAGGATTGCTGTGGATTCATCCTTAAAGTCTTCGTGGAGGTTGTACAGGTATGCAAGGTGTTACCTGTACTTCTTCATAATGTGCCAGCGGCACAGCTTGTGTACTGTGTTCCCGAAAGCATCTGGGATCGCCAAAGCCATTGCCGGGCACTGGTCTGGTAAAGAGAAAAGAGACGTGGAGTGGTAAGCAGATGGTAGTTCGTATATACAAATAGAACTGACACAACAATTTTACTGGGTTATTTTCCTTTGGGGGGGGGTGGCGGTTGTACCTGTGAGGATGCATGTAGGAGCCTTCCCTGTCATGCACCTTAAAAATGTTTTGAACAGCCATTTGAACGAATCTGCATCCTCATCTCTTATCAGGGCGAAAGCAAAGAATGTAGTCTGTAAGTGGTTGTTAGTACCCACAAACACGCCAAGTGGCACATGGTACTTGTTGGTCTTATATGTGGTGTCAAACGTTACGCAGTCACCAAAGTCTTGATACGCCCCTCGGCAGCTTGCCTTCGCCCAGAATATGTTCTTAACTCTGTCGGACTCATCAAGTTGTATGTCGCAGAAGAACTCCCTGTTTATCTCTTTCATCTCCCTAAAGAAGTTGACAATCTTTACTACACCGTCCACATCATCCATCCTTGAATTCTTTGCTTTGCTGCATATTAAAAGTGAACAGTCATTCAAAAATACATGTTGAACTGGCATCAGGTCATGTGTTGTGTAATATGTTTGTACTGACGGAGGAAAAAGACGGAGGGGGTTTATGGGAGGAGAACAAGTCTATACTTACATGTTAATCAGGTCTTTGGCATTCATTTCGAGGAAGTAGCTACCGGGGTCATCACTACCCAGTATGCTCATGATCTGTGCCTGTTCAATGCCTTTGAACTGCAGGTACTTGACGTACTCCAAGATTGTTTTGTCAAAGTTTTTGTGGGAGTGCAAGAAGACAAGCATTTGGGGGGAGAGCTGTAGCCTGTGGTTGTGTTCCCGGACTATCTCTTTTACGACAAGTGTTACACCATTTTCCCTCTTCAGCCTCATTTTAGCCCCGCAGTTAGTCTTGGATGTGGTCTTGTTCCGTTGTCTATTGGCTTCTGTCACCTTCGATTCATAGACTCCATAGCACGTGCAATAAAGGTAGACTCTGGTGTTAACCTAGGAGCCTTCCCTGACAGCAAAACCCGCGTGCTTTGCATAGATGTTGTAGAAGTTATTTGCTTGTTTGAAAGTTTCAAAGCGCATCTCTAGCCTTGGCAGAACGTAAGCTTCAATGTTAGGTGACTGCACGCAACAGTGAGCAAACAAAAACATAGTTATGAAAATGTTAGATGGGGTGGTGACAGTACTAGGGTATGGACTATGCTTGTATGTTTTTTCTGAATGGACACTTACATGTGTATAGCTCCGTGCTGCCTCCGGTGTTTGGTGTCACCCTCGGCACATGCAACAATGCAACTCATGGAGGGAGCAATGTTGATGAAGTTCTCTGTCTCTCATTGTACGGCCATCTTCCCTCAGATTCGTTGTGAGGTTGCTCCTGTCTATATGGCTCATATCTTCTACTTTGCACCCTGCTAGAGTGGCCAACATTTTTGTCTCTTTGGCTTGGTCTTCTCGTCGCAACTGCTTTTGCAGCACGGATGATTGATGTTGGTGGAGCGACTGGTGGAAGCCTGTGTGTCCTTGCCTTTCTGCATGCACTAGGGAAGGTAAACATTTGTTGTTGGGGAAATTATTGACCTTGCTCACCCCAGCAGTGGCAAAGCTTGTATTCCCAGATATCAATGTTTGCTACATAGAAGAACCAGTCCGTGCTTCTGACGATTctggtgtagcttgaaatctgCATGTATTGTTGAAGTATCTAGGTGATATTTTTGTTGTTACCCAACCAGGCGGTGCCCCATATCTACCTGGCTCATCAAAACCCTCACTGCGTGTGCCACCTTGCATGTTTCTGAAATGACATTCAACAGTTTTGGGATTAATCTTTTCTGCATTTTCTCGTATACATGATATGGGTAACATGTAATGCACTGAAGGTAATGTACAAGTTGAACTTGCATCGCTGGGCGTTATTAAACTTTGTTGTCTATTTTGTATCTGATTTATTTTCAGTCGAACTGATGAATGGACATGTTCAGCACTGATGTACTGATTTTAGCGCTGATGCATCTATTATGGACAGTTTTTTATCTTTTTCCATATAACTGATGCATAAACATTTGGTGCACTGCTTGTAAACTGAACATTGAACTTCGGAGCAGTATgcatatgcatatatatatatatatatatatatatatatatatatatatatatatatatatatatatatatatatataactgatgCATGTCTTCTCTTTTTTTCATCTACAACTTATGCAACTACATTAGAAGTACTCCTAGTTTATGTATCATTGAACTTACTGTGTAACAAGTGTATATTTTTTCAACAACATTCTGTTACTCGTTCGAACTGACGCAACTACACGACATGTACTATTAGAAATAACAACATACAACTTGAAGTGGTAGCTGAACCTTATATAAAGCGTAGTAGCTACTTGGACTGATGCATaagtttatgttttttgactTGAACTGAAGCTAGCATATTAGAGATACTGACAGTAACCTCGACATACAAATTGTGCATCAAGTGGTAGGGGTGTAATGAACTGATGCAAGAATTTGCAATGTACTATCAGCTTCTACATCATAGGAACATGTGTCACTGATGCAACACACATGTAGTACTGATGAATCTAATAGTGTAACATGTAGGGAGAGCATAGTGTGTGCGATTTTTAAATTGAATCTTCTGCATAGCAGGACTGATGAACTGACACAAACGTGGTATTTTTCTTCAGGCAAAGCCAGATATGAAAACATTTTTTGAGCTGATCGTTTGTGCTTCAGAAGCAATCAGGGGGATTCAATTTTGAGCTAAATTAGTGTGGGAAGCAGACATCACCTCCAGTGGCATGTTCTTGGATCTGGCTTCTACTTCTTCCTCTCGTGGGCGGCGTACTGGCATAATCTTGGAAGGCGGCGCCATTAATGCAGGCAAGGAGCTTGGGGAGACGACGACGCTCCTACTTGTGGTGGAGCTCCGGGGACGAGGTCCGGGGAGGCAGCGGCTGGTGGCGGAGATCACGGATCCGTCGAAGGAGCTCCGACGAGGGGGAGGCAGGAGGCGGGGATCACGGCACCGTCGAAGGAGCTCCGGCGAGGGGGGAGGCGGGAGGCGAGGATCACGGCCCCGGCGACGGAGCCCCGGTGACGGAGGGAGGCAGGAGGCGGGGATCACAACCCCGTCATTGCTTTGCCAGCGAGGAAGGGGATGGTGGTGGTGGATCCATCGACGGCCAGTCGCGGCACCGCGGGCTCCCTCGCTCCGGTTGACACCGTCGCCCGCTCGCCCACGACGGCTGCCTCCGGGGAAGGAGGTGGGTTGGGTTCGGGCTGGGTCAGGGAGATTCTACGGTGTAGGCGCGTCGCTCCCTTATAGGGCTGGGGGGTAACAGAATAGTCCAACCCTATATATAAGGTGGGTCTATTCTAATAACACCCTTAAGAGTTTTATTCTACTAACAACAAACTTATTCTGCTAACACTTTAGCACCGCTAAAAGCACCATACCGACCATCCTACCCACCCCAAACGAACCGCAGCTACaaaataaaaaagcccacctGGCAGCCCGCACGATCACCCACCTCTCTCACCCCTTCTTCCCCGACCTACTAGCTTCTACCGCCGGGGGCCAAGGGTCGCGCCGCCGGCTGTGCCTTCCTCCGGCCTCGCACCCCAGCACCGTCCCCATCCATTCTACTCCCCTGGCGCCGCCCCtcactcccctctttccttcttcCCCAGCGCGCGGAGGTCACCCCAACCCACTCCTACCTCACCTTCCCCGACCCCCTAGCTTCTGCCACCGGGGGCAAGGGCCGCGCTGCCGGCCGCGTGCCCGGTGCCCTCCAACCTCCTACCCCGCGCCTCCCCTCCTTCCCATCTTCCCTACTTCCCCAGACACGCTGCTCCCCTTCCCTCCTCTCCTACCTTTGCAATCGGCAACGAGGAGCCGCCCGCACGCTGCACCCCCTCCCGGCTAGTCGCGCCGCTACCCACGAGCCTCCCCGCGGCACGCCGACACTCCACGGCCCCGGGCCTGCAGGAATCCCCCACCCCCGCACCGCCATGGCGATGGATCAGATCCACTCTTGCGTGACCCCCACCTCGGGTCGGTGCTCCTCTACAACGAAAACAAGCAGCATCAGCCCTCCCCAAGCTCAGTTGACCTCCCGTTCATGGATTCGTGAATGGTGAGATCTCGTTGACTCCTTTGCTCCGTGTCATGGATCCGGTAAGCATTTGGTCTTTAGGGAGAAAATTTCACATCTCTACCATGATGTGCAGGCACCAGGGGCCACCTACTATCCTCTCCCAAGCTTCTCTAAAACTAAGCAACGGAAGAGCCTCCTAGTGAGCACTTGCAATGCGGTGAGCAATTCAACTATGTGTTTCTCAGATTTTGCCTTTAACTTGGTTTGCGTGTGCAGTGTAGTTTCTTGCTACGGGGCTGGCGTCAACGTGCCTCCAGAAGCAGATCTCTCCTCAACACGTCGCAGTTCCCCAACAACGTGAGAGAAGTGCAATGCTCTAGGGAGCTCTCCTTCATGGGGGCACGTGGACGTTCACGGCTGTTGGCTCTGCAGTTCTCTTGTGTGGCCGTGGACGTGCAGTTCATGTGCCAGTCGAGCCTCTGAGAGGTGACTAACTAAGGAGAAGAGAGCATCACTGTTCCTTTAAAAGAAGTTCATTTTGTTGTTTGAGAAAATGCAGATAGGAAATGAGAGTAGAAAATGGTTGTGGATGAATGCTTGTGTGTAATAGGTAGCGTGCAAGCAAAAATTGAGTCCACTCGCCTCGTCCCTGCAGTGAATATTTCATTATTAACCCATAAAAATATATGCAACGGGAAAACCAAAACTCTagagagaaaaaataaaaaagaaatgcAGTGCACTCCGGTCTTTAAAAATGTCCACTCCGAAGGACTTTGAAGTGCACTTCATTTTAAAAAATGTATTTGCAAAAGTTTACGTTGTGTTCACTGAAAAAGTTTAAAAGTACAAAAAAGAGTAGTGTGTTTCACTTTTGAGAGTGCTTGCGGCTCATTTTCAAGTGTTGCGGTTCACATAGACCCAAAATAAAAACACAAAAAATAGGTAAAATGAAAAATTAATGTGATTCACTTTCGGTAGTGTCGTGGTTCACTCACTACCATTGTGAAGTGCAGGAAAAATGTCACACAAACGACATAAAAAATAATGCGGTTCATTTCTCAATACTCTTGTGGTTCACTTATGTCTGACGTGAAGCACGATTCACTCGCTAAAATTATGTCTAACAAAAAAAAGCATGAAGTTCACTTGCCCGTCTGATGAAGTGCGGTTTTCTTTCTGAAGCAGTGTGTCATTCTGCCTGATGAAGTTCCCTCGTCGATTTTGGGGTCGCAAAAAACAGAGTATCCGCATTTTGGTTAAAAaacaaaactgctcttaaactgTAAGGAATTAGACAGAgtgttctacatgaaaaagttgtgcctcgacgatatctttccaacggcaTATCGTTTGGATCATTCCGACGAGCGGTTtgaaaaaaataggaaaaaacGGCCGATGCCACTCGTCGTCCGCCGCATGATTTTCAAAATTAACTTAAAACGGTAAGGAATCATTAAAACATTTCAAAATATGAAAGTTGCGCCTCGTCCATAGCTTTTCAATGGTATATTATACGCCTAGTTTCAAAATATGAAACGGTTAGAAAATTGGAGCGACAATAGTACCTAAAAATTGTTCCCCTCGAAGCACTCTAAATCAACTCGCGAGAGAGAGGTTTTGCGCAGCGAACTTGCATGCTGCTtttctgcttcttcttccttttaTTACTGAACTTAACAAGATCATGCCGCGGCTCTGGCGCTCCTACCGGATTGTGCCATCCCACGATCGAGCACTCAGTCCACGGCCTCCCTACAATCGCTCCACGGATCGCACAAGCTGCGTCTCGCGGAGGCTACTAACAACCTGACGGGAAAATCTAACTGAATCGCTAACTGAAAAACTACTACGgtgcaaagtctgaaacctgaaACTTGTCATGCTAGCTAAACTAGCTTATTGTGCAACAAACTCCCCCTAAGCTAGGTTGGCTGATACCTGATGACCCCGAAGCGATCGCGCATCTCCTGAAACTGAGTTCGTCCGAGCGCTTTCGTGAGGATGTCAGCAAGCTGATCGCCAGTCCGCACATACTGAACGTTGATGCCCCCGTCCTCGATGCACTGACGAATGAAATGGTAGAGCAGCTCAATGTCTTTGTTCCTATCATGGAAGACAGGGTTTTTGCTCAGCGCGATCGCTGACTTGTTGTCGATGTAGAGCCTGGTGGCGCCGTCGTCACGCCCAAGCAATTCTCCGATCAGCCGCCTAAGCCAGATGCCCTGACAGGCAGCTCCAGCCGCGGCAACGTACTTCGCTTCGCACGAGGAGAGTGTGACGATCTTCTGCTTGGCTGACTGCCACGACACCGGACTGCCACCGAAGAAGATGGTGTCACTGGTCCTCTTGCGGTCATCTAGGTCTGCCCCGAGATCCGAGTCGTTGTAGCCGACGAGCTCTGCGTCGCGCACCTGCCGGGCATAGCAACACCCCAGCTGCCGTGTGCCGGCGATGTACCAGAGAAGCTGCTTCACAGCGGCCCAATGCTCGCTCGTCGGTGCCTCCATGAACATGCTGACATACTCGACGGCGTAGGTGATGTCAGGTCGCGTATGGGTGAGGTAGCGTAGGCTCCCCACCACGCTCCTGTAGAATATTGCGTCCACGGGCTCGCCGATCCCCTCCCGCCTGAGCTTGAGGCGTGGCTGCATCGGCATGGCCATGGCGTGACAGTCGGCCATGCCGGCCTTCTCCAACAGCTTGCCGGCGTACGAGGACTGTGCGATGACGATTCGGCCCGGCCCCTGGTCCACCTCAATGCCGAGGTAGTAGCTCAGTAGCCCCAGATCGCTCATCTTGAAGAGTGCCATCATTTCCTTCTTGAACTCAGCGATCGCCGCCGTGGACGCTCCGGTGATGATCAAGTCATCCACGTACACGCCCCCCAGGAGCCGGGCGCCATGGCCAGCGCGCGTGTACACTGCATGCTCAGATGGGCATTTCTTGAAGTCGAGAGCGTTGAGGCTGCTGTCGAGCTTGGCGTACCACGCCCTTGGTGCCTGACGTAGTCCATAGAGCACTTTGTGCAGCCGGAGCACCTTGCTCGTCGCAGCGGCATGCTCGAATCCGGGGGGCTGCACCACATACACCTCCTCCTCAAGTTCGCCATTGAGGAAGGACGATTTGACGTCCAGGTGGTGCACCTCCCACCCCTCCAGGGCGAAGACTTCTTCAAAATCAATGCCGGTGCGCTGCACAAAACCCTTCGCCACCAGGCGGGCCTTGTGTTTGATCACCTCGTCGGCGGTGTTCCTCTTCTCCTTGAAGACCCATTTCAGGCCGATGGGTCAGTGACCTGCAGGCAGATGCAGAGCGACCAGGTCTCGTTAGACTCAATGCACGCCATCTCTTCGATCATCGCTACTCGCCACGCCGCACGTGGCTCTGCTTCTGCGAACGTCGCCGGCTCCCCCACAGGTAGCAGGAGCAGATGCTCCATCCTCCCGCCTTGCGCCGCGCCAGCGTCGAGCACATCGTCCAGGCGGCGAAAGCGGTGGACGGCGTCGGGGTCGTCTGCGTCGTCGAACATGTCCGCGTCATGAGGCGGCGGCGTTGTGAACTGCACATCCTGCCAGACTGGAGTGGCAGGGGACGTGCCGCCTGCTGCTGGCGAGTTCTCTGTCCCGGCATCAGAAACGGAGCATGCCGATGTAGGCGTGCTCGATCCagcgcacccccccccccgctggTAGGTTCGGGTGGCGGTGGAGCAGGGGTTCTCGCCGGCGTGACCGCGTCCTCGAGAGGTCCACCATATGCCGAAAAGTCGACGACGAAAGAGCCGCCTACGCCCGCCGTCTCATTGCTCCAGTCCCAGCTCGCGCTCTCGTCAAACACGACGTCGCGGGACACATGCACCCGACACGTCGCCGGGTTGTACACCCTGTACGCCTTGGAGTCGGCCTCGTACCCGATGAGCACCATGGGAGTGCTCCGATCATCCACCTTCTTGAGAAGGGGGCGCGCGCTCTTGACGTGCGCCACACACCCGAAGACACGCAGGTGGCTCACCTCCGGCTTCCTGTGGTGCCAGGCCTCTTACGAAGTCGCTCCATCCACGCTGCGCATGAACGCTCGGTTCAGGAGGTAGACGGCCGTGGTCACCGCCTCTCCCCAGAAGTAGTCCGGCATGCCCTTGGCCTTCATCATGCTCCTTGCCATGCCCACCACCGTCTGGTTGCGCCTCTCGACCAAGCCGTTCTGCTGCGGTGAGTAAGGAGTGGTTAGGTGGCGCTGGACTCTGGTGGACACGAAGTGCTTCGCCAGCACCGTGGACGTGAACTCTCCACCGCGGTCTGTCCGCAGTGTGCCTAGCTTACGCCGTGCCTCCATCTCAGCACGCGCCTGGAATTCCTTGATCGCCACGGCGGCCTCGTCTTTGCTTGTCAGCAGGGTGAGCCACATGTAGCGGCTGTGGTCGACCATGAGGAGCAGGAAGTAGCGCCGTCCTCCAGGTGTCGCTGGCGAGATCGCCCCGCAGAGGTCCGCGTGGATGAGGTCGAGCGGTGCCTCCGCTCTGTACTTGGCCGTCTGGGGAAATGGCGCCCGGCGCTGCTTGCCGGCGAGGCACGCCTGGCAGAGCTCTCCAGAGTGCTCAATGCCTGGCAGCCCTCGCACCATTCCTCCCCGCGCCATCCTCTGTAGAGCGTCGATGTGCAGGTGGCCGAAGCGGGCGTGCCAGCGCCATGACACGCTGTCCGTGCGCGCACCAAGACAGACCGGGCGCACGGGGTGAATGTGCAATTTGTACAGGTGATTTGGAGATCGCTTTACCTTGACAATTAGAGCACCGCGACGGTCGTGGACGGAGAGGACGCCGTGGTGGACATTGATGTCGCAGCCATTCTCGTCGAGCTGTCCGAGGCTCACCATGCTGCTCTTGAGCCTGGGGATGTAGTACACGTCCATGAGGGCGCGTTGCGCTCCCCCGTCGATGGCGAACGCGACGGTGCCACCCCCTTCGATCTGGACCACCGACCCGTCTCCGAACCGCACGGATCCGGTGATCGCGTTGTCGAGCTCGGTAAAGGCCGCAAGGTCGCTGGTCATGTGGTTGGACGCGCCAGTGTCCAGGTACCACACCGGGGCCGGGGCGGCGTCCCCTGCGGCTGGAGCGACGCTGGACGCTCCTCGTTGAGGAAGAAAGCGGCCTGCGGTGGGTCGTGACGACCATTGGTCGGCGACCCCGTCTGGATCGGGTGCACGAGCTCGACCACCTCGGCGAACATCATCTCAGGATCGGCCTCTTCGTCAGCCTGGGCGAGAagggcctcctcctccctcttcttcttcctgaATTCGCGGGCCCAGTGGCCCTTGATGCTACAGTAGCGACACTTTTCCTTGTCCCCGGCGCTCTTGTCGGGGTACTCACCACCGCGTCTGCCGCCGCGTCCGCCTcctcggccgccgccgcggccacgGCCACCGCCCTTACGACGATTGTTGCTGCCGCCTGGAGGAGGGCCCTAATCGCCAAAGTGCAGGCGGGCCTGCCACTCCACCCAGGTGAGGAGCAAGCGGCCGCCCTGACTGCTGCCACCGCTCTGCGTGTCGTCGAGGCGTTCTGGCACGACGCGCAGCCTCCAGGGAGAGCGTGCTGATGTCCAGCAGCGTCTCGATTGCGATCGCCACCTGCGCGAACCATTGCAGCACGACATGAAAAAACTTGGCAACTACCTTAGATTCCTCGAGGGTGTCCCCGAGCGCGCGCAGGCCGGAGACGATGCCGAAAAGACGGAGGGAGAAGTCGTCGATGGTTTTGCCGACGCggaaggcgatgctctcgaagtcgCGCTGGAGCTTCTGTGCGTTGGCCTCGCGCACCCGCGTGGCTCCGAGGCATTGCGTGGCGATGGCATCCCACGCCTCCTTGGCGTTCTCCTTCTCTCCCATGGCGAGCAGCACATCTGTGGGAAGACCACGGAGGATGACGCTCATGGCGTTGCGCTCGTCGTGGTAGGGGGCGTCGCGGTGCGACACAGCCCGCCACCAGCCGTGGGCCTGAAGATACACCTTCATTAGCAGCGACCACTCGGGGTAGTTGGTGCGTGTCAGCATTGGGAGCGCGCCGCTGGACGGCGCCGGCTGCACCACCTGCTGCACCATCATGTCCCCGCGCGACTGCTCGCTGCCGCTCGCTGATGACCTCGACAtggctctgatgccacttgtTCCCCTCGAAGCACTCTGAATCAACTCGCGCGAGAG
This genomic window from Aegilops tauschii subsp. strangulata cultivar AL8/78 chromosome 4, Aet v6.0, whole genome shotgun sequence contains:
- the LOC109745890 gene encoding protein FAR1-RELATED SEQUENCE 5-like, with the translated sequence MRLKRENGVTLVVKEIVREHNHRLQLSPQMLVFLHSHKNFDKTILEYVKYLQFKGIEQAQIMSILGSDDPGSYFLEMNAKDLINIKAKNSRMDDVDGVVKIVNFFREMKEINREFFCDIQLDESDRVKNIFWAKTTFFAFALIRDEDADSFKWLFKTFLRCMTGKAPTCILTDQCPAMALAIPDAFGNTVHKLCRWHIMKKYSNPQLALMPTEFKDAWKVLMDKYNLHDDAMMVAICNERKRWIIAYFKEIFCAKMTSTQPSESMNYVLKKNFVSERQNLHRFVRQKEQNTMTFYGFDTQMANLYSQAVYSEIRKRLKLSTLFTVTETKEPTKYLMRYNKPQELFAWCQHAF